CGGGATTTTTTATTTACTTATTAGTCTTCATCAGCTGCAGCTGTGAAAACCTCAGAAACATCATCATCGTCTTCTAATTGATCAATCATATGTTCAAATTGTTCTTTTTTATCTTCAGGAACCGGAACTGTATTTTTAGGAATCATCGTTAAAGTTGCATTGGCTAACTTATATCCCTTAGCCTCTAAGGCATCACGCACAGCGGCAAATTCTTTGGCTTCTGTATAAATTTCATAGGCATCATCGGATGTCTGCAAGTCATCGGCTCCAGCATCCATTAAATCTTCTAACATTTGATCTTCATCTGCATCAGTTGTAGAGCGATCAATTACAATATAACCTTTACGATCAAATAAATAAGATACTGAACCCGCAGATCCCATGCTACCCCCATTACGAGTAATTGCCACTCGTACAGAAGTTGCAGTCCGATTTTTATTATCAGTTAAAGTATTAACTAAAACTGCTACTCCGCCCGGTGCATAACCTTCATAAGTAATTTCTTCATAATTAGCTCCACCAGCACCAGAAGCTTTATCAATTGCGCGTTTAATATTATCTTTAGGCATATTAGCAGCACGTGCTTTATCC
The nucleotide sequence above comes from Bombilactobacillus bombi. Encoded proteins:
- a CDS encoding YebC/PmpR family DNA-binding transcriptional regulator, whose product is MSGHSKWHNIQGRKNAQDAKRGKIFQKLSREIYMAAKGGDSDPANNAALRLVMDKARAANMPKDNIKRAIDKASGAGGANYEEITYEGYAPGGVAVLVNTLTDNKNRTATSVRVAITRNGGSMGSAGSVSYLFDRKGYIVIDRSTTDADEDQMLEDLMDAGADDLQTSDDAYEIYTEAKEFAAVRDALEAKGYKLANATLTMIPKNTVPVPEDKKEQFEHMIDQLEDDDDVSEVFTAAADED